A part of Melittangium boletus DSM 14713 genomic DNA contains:
- a CDS encoding DUF1772 domain-containing protein, which produces MYSKILTLMVLASNAIFVGGLVMVAAAVVPAFRTVPAQVYIWMHQVLDRYIERYMPFTAGFTILTGLGLAFLQPGTWPRVLVLAGVLFTATVSAISQFGNVPLNKRVHAWNPEAPPPPGEIARLLASWRRLHLVRTGSSILALLSFVGATLVR; this is translated from the coding sequence ATGTATAGCAAGATCCTGACCCTGATGGTGCTCGCCAGCAACGCCATCTTCGTGGGGGGATTGGTGATGGTGGCGGCCGCCGTCGTCCCCGCCTTCCGCACGGTTCCCGCCCAGGTGTACATCTGGATGCATCAGGTGTTGGACCGCTACATCGAGCGGTACATGCCATTCACGGCGGGCTTCACGATCCTGACCGGACTGGGCCTCGCCTTCCTGCAACCCGGAACGTGGCCGCGTGTTCTCGTGTTGGCCGGGGTGTTGTTCACCGCGACGGTCTCGGCCATCTCACAGTTCGGCAACGTGCCGCTCAACAAACGCGTGCATGCCTGGAACCCCGAGGCGCCTCCCCCCCCAGGGGAAATCGCACGCCTGCTGGCGAGCTGGCGGCGCCTTCACCTGGTGCGAACGGGCTCCTCGATCCTGGCGCTCCTGTCGTTCGTGGGGGCCACGCTCGTCCGCTAG
- a CDS encoding multicopper oxidase family protein, with translation MHGPHGVRRCEQDVFVALMVEYALNQIRRLHPDGTTAGWDTVKLRSYNGRLLGPTIEARPGDTLNIMLHNMLPPDPNPAPPPGMPNRPHGFNLTNLHFHGMHVSPSGNADNMMVEVGPGQMFEYEVKIPIDHPAGTYWYHAHKHGSITLQLGSGLSGALIVRGDIDRVEGIREAREEILVLHQIPYDLKDDPTQPGQKANMVEDYTQFNPGNWVRLQRHFTINGEVVPTFELRPGEVQRWRFIHAGVNEGVRLRLVRRQGSTEVPLPHFQIAHDGITSGRLEQVDETELHPAYREDVMVRASDAAGRPLSPGTYWLVDELAATPATHVLARVEVKGPPVHMRLPRESDLARLAPFKPIEDHEITGQQQSVFSVLNTQPPQFLINGKAFDPNAPPRQLPLGAVEEWTVSSLNLDHPFHIHVNPFQLTVDGKLVWRDTLMVRQGETVKLRTRYERYIGMFMAHCHILAHEDLGMAEMMEIVMPGADSGHGGHHH, from the coding sequence ATGCACGGCCCTCACGGGGTGCGCCGCTGCGAACAAGACGTGTTCGTGGCGCTGATGGTCGAATACGCCCTCAACCAGATCCGCCGGCTCCACCCGGACGGAACGACGGCCGGGTGGGACACGGTCAAGCTGCGCTCCTACAACGGCAGGCTGCTGGGTCCCACCATCGAGGCCCGTCCCGGGGACACGCTGAACATCATGCTGCACAACATGCTTCCCCCCGACCCGAATCCGGCGCCTCCCCCGGGCATGCCGAATCGCCCGCATGGCTTCAACCTCACCAACCTCCACTTCCATGGGATGCATGTCTCGCCCAGCGGGAACGCGGACAACATGATGGTCGAGGTAGGGCCCGGGCAGATGTTCGAGTACGAGGTGAAGATTCCCATCGATCACCCCGCGGGGACCTACTGGTACCACGCCCACAAGCATGGCTCGATCACGCTCCAGCTCGGCAGCGGCCTGTCCGGCGCGCTCATCGTCCGGGGCGACATCGACCGGGTGGAGGGGATCAGGGAAGCCCGGGAGGAAATCCTCGTCCTCCATCAAATCCCCTATGACCTGAAGGACGATCCCACCCAACCCGGGCAGAAGGCCAACATGGTGGAGGACTATACCCAGTTCAATCCGGGGAACTGGGTGCGGCTGCAGCGGCACTTCACGATCAATGGCGAGGTCGTGCCGACCTTCGAGCTGCGGCCGGGTGAAGTGCAGCGCTGGCGGTTCATCCACGCGGGGGTCAACGAGGGGGTTCGGCTCCGGCTGGTCCGGCGTCAGGGCAGCACCGAGGTTCCCCTCCCCCACTTCCAGATCGCGCACGATGGCATCACCTCGGGCCGGCTCGAGCAGGTGGACGAGACCGAGTTGCACCCGGCGTACCGCGAGGACGTGATGGTGCGCGCGAGCGACGCGGCGGGCAGGCCCCTGTCTCCAGGGACTTATTGGCTCGTGGACGAGCTGGCGGCCACCCCCGCCACCCATGTCCTGGCCCGTGTGGAGGTCAAGGGTCCCCCAGTCCACATGCGGCTGCCCCGGGAGAGTGACCTGGCCCGGCTGGCCCCGTTCAAGCCCATCGAGGACCATGAAATCACCGGCCAACAGCAGTCCGTCTTCTCCGTGCTCAATACGCAGCCGCCCCAGTTCTTGATCAACGGCAAGGCGTTCGATCCCAACGCTCCCCCCAGACAGCTCCCGCTGGGCGCGGTGGAGGAGTGGACCGTCAGCTCGCTGAACCTCGACCACCCCTTCCACATCCACGTGAATCCATTCCAACTCACCGTCGACGGGAAGCTCGTCTGGCGGGACACGCTCATGGTGCGTCAGGGAGAGACCGTGAAGCTACGAACCCGCTACGAGCGCTACATTGGGATGTTCATGGCCCATTGCCACATCCTGGCGCACGAGGACCTGGGCATGGCGGAGATGATGGAGATCGTCATGCCCGGCGCGGATTCCGGTCACGGTGGGCATCACCACTGA
- a CDS encoding DUF3598 family protein: MASLHPHRPPDDSRHVHGRKCPTHHLSAFRKISGKWRGTVTQYSLDGQVLGSMQVESENRVDCDSLYTLLVLTDAQGQQQRIEFTSTYSKKLDGFVVNNPAMKGTALQVGDSVVYTYESALPTPSTSVEVVNVKGDTRLHTTQISSGGAFTGYSIIRETRVE; this comes from the coding sequence ATGGCCTCGCTCCATCCCCATCGCCCGCCCGACGACTCGCGCCACGTCCATGGACGCAAGTGCCCAACCCACCACTTGAGCGCCTTCCGGAAGATCTCCGGGAAGTGGCGAGGCACCGTGACCCAATATTCCCTGGATGGCCAGGTCCTGGGCTCGATGCAGGTCGAGTCGGAGAATCGCGTCGACTGCGACTCCCTCTACACGCTGCTCGTCCTCACGGACGCCCAGGGCCAGCAACAGCGCATCGAGTTCACCTCCACCTATTCCAAGAAGCTCGACGGCTTCGTGGTGAACAACCCGGCCATGAAGGGGACGGCCCTCCAGGTCGGAGACTCGGTCGTGTACACGTATGAGAGCGCGCTGCCCACGCCCAGCACCAGCGTCGAGGTGGTGAACGTGAAGGGCGACACCCGGCTCCACACGACCCAGATCTCCAGCGGAGGCGCCTTCACGGGCTACTCCATCATCCGAGAGACGCGGGTGGAGTGA
- a CDS encoding FAD-dependent monooxygenase: MLDALVVGGGPTGLTMAAELARHGLSCRIVDALEAPSHLSRALVVQSRTLELFDDFGMAEKLLARGQPMGGYNVLGPGGRRARIPMKPFPWLRTHYPIPHMVPQDATEAVLTEYLSSFGLAVEWGVSFERLQQDAEGVEISLRHLDGARETVRARWLLGCDGARSRVRKEAGIPFEGETYDYACMLVDVRVDWPLGHGELFIIPSRYGVVGAFPMPGENRYRLTFIMPRDGKEETDPLTLGEMQALTDRMVPVPTRLSDPSWMTRYRQHRLGVPNYRQGRVFLAGDAAHIHSPAGGQGLNTGIQDAYNLAWKLALVTRGRAAEPLLDTYHLERHHVGQKLLEGTDKRFALISSGGLGLRILRAHVLPRAARLFFGTSFMERKLLRFVSELFIHYRHSPLSTESISGEDAGEVRLVDGLAPGERVPDLPIWGAGVERLHEVLRGPHHTLLLFAGRHSDQETSARLGALARQLEESHGPDLLRARAVVIGAASGFHTLGDATGEVHRCFGAGAACLYLVRPDGYVAHRAQPIQVKPLVAELARRLGPPLEKPAHEERQVAG, translated from the coding sequence ATGTTGGACGCATTGGTGGTGGGCGGGGGCCCCACGGGGCTCACGATGGCCGCGGAGCTGGCACGGCATGGCCTGAGCTGCCGCATCGTGGATGCGCTCGAAGCGCCCTCGCACCTGTCGAGGGCCCTGGTGGTGCAATCGCGCACCCTCGAGCTCTTCGACGACTTCGGCATGGCCGAGAAGCTGCTGGCCCGTGGCCAACCCATGGGGGGCTACAACGTCCTCGGTCCGGGCGGGCGGCGAGCGCGCATCCCCATGAAACCCTTTCCCTGGCTGCGAACGCACTATCCCATCCCGCACATGGTTCCCCAGGACGCGACCGAGGCGGTGCTCACCGAGTACCTCTCCTCGTTCGGCCTCGCGGTGGAATGGGGCGTGAGCTTCGAGCGCCTTCAACAAGACGCCGAGGGCGTGGAGATCTCGCTGAGGCATCTGGATGGAGCGAGGGAGACGGTGCGTGCGCGCTGGCTGCTCGGATGCGACGGCGCCCGCAGCCGGGTGCGCAAGGAAGCGGGCATCCCCTTCGAGGGCGAGACGTATGACTACGCGTGCATGCTGGTGGACGTGCGCGTGGACTGGCCCCTGGGGCACGGCGAGCTATTCATCATCCCATCCCGATACGGCGTGGTGGGGGCATTCCCCATGCCGGGAGAGAACCGCTATCGCCTCACCTTCATCATGCCCCGGGATGGCAAGGAGGAGACCGATCCGCTCACGCTGGGGGAGATGCAGGCCCTGACGGACCGCATGGTGCCGGTGCCCACGCGCCTGAGCGACCCGAGCTGGATGACTCGCTACCGGCAACACCGCCTGGGTGTGCCGAACTACCGCCAGGGCCGCGTGTTCCTCGCCGGGGACGCGGCGCACATCCACAGCCCCGCGGGCGGGCAGGGACTGAACACGGGCATCCAGGACGCCTACAACCTGGCCTGGAAGCTGGCGCTCGTCACACGGGGGCGCGCGGCGGAGCCGCTGCTGGACACCTACCACCTGGAGCGCCACCACGTGGGCCAGAAGCTGCTGGAGGGCACGGACAAGCGGTTCGCCCTGATCTCCAGCGGAGGCCTCGGGCTGAGGATCCTGCGCGCCCATGTGCTGCCCCGTGCCGCGCGGTTGTTCTTCGGGACCTCCTTCATGGAGCGGAAGCTGCTGCGGTTCGTCTCCGAGCTGTTCATCCACTACCGGCACAGCCCCCTGTCCACCGAGTCCATCTCGGGCGAGGACGCGGGCGAAGTGAGGCTCGTGGACGGACTCGCGCCTGGAGAGCGCGTACCGGACCTGCCGATCTGGGGAGCGGGCGTGGAGCGCCTGCACGAGGTCCTGCGAGGCCCCCATCACACGCTGTTGCTGTTCGCCGGGCGGCACTCCGATCAGGAGACGTCCGCGCGATTGGGGGCGCTCGCCCGCCAGCTCGAGGAGTCCCACGGGCCTGACTTGCTCCGAGCGCGGGCGGTGGTGATCGGCGCGGCGTCTGGGTTCCACACGCTGGGAGACGCGACAGGCGAGGTGCACCGCTGCTTCGGCGCGGGGGCCGCGTGCCTCTACCTGGTCCGTCCGGACGGGTACGTGGCCCACCGGGCCCAGCCCATCCAGGTGAAGCCCCTGGTGGCGGAACTCGCCAGGCGCCTGGGCCCGCCCCTGGAGAAGCCCGCGCACGAGGAGCGGCAGGTCGCCGGGTGA
- a CDS encoding alpha/beta hydrolase family protein, whose amino-acid sequence MTLLTQEAHAWTMKTERVPDAMRMQCEPFLAHMHLSGIEWRDILLALAGMEVDDLCDDWNDWHTRWSELGRGYENQARQGDVRSNRAALRQTLLRAAACHHMAELMFFDNPEAKFMTRRRVTRLFLDACPLLPYEVRRLSIPHGDLQLPAYLLRARWSEPAPCVLLLNSLSSAKESELLVLARAFLAQGLSVLLFDGPGQGELAGLHRMVISFERVVESVLAHVRAFPEIDSDRMGICGLGHGGYLAARSAALLPGQLKACACLSAGYDHDHHLRLSPLVRQELRYVFGQPHDAAMNRLAREELNLRSIPRLSAPLLAIHGKQDTVVPYDSCIRLLDWARGDKDLRCYPEERHGCVERTDDFLPYLGRWMAGSLGSPRC is encoded by the coding sequence ATGACCTTGCTGACCCAGGAAGCCCATGCGTGGACGATGAAGACGGAGCGAGTCCCCGACGCCATGCGCATGCAGTGCGAGCCGTTCCTCGCCCACATGCATTTGTCGGGGATCGAGTGGCGGGACATCTTGCTCGCACTCGCGGGGATGGAGGTCGACGATCTATGCGATGACTGGAACGACTGGCACACGCGCTGGAGCGAACTCGGGCGCGGCTACGAGAATCAGGCACGGCAAGGGGACGTGCGGAGCAATCGCGCCGCCTTGAGGCAGACCCTGCTGAGGGCCGCCGCCTGCCACCACATGGCGGAGCTCATGTTCTTCGACAACCCCGAGGCGAAGTTCATGACGCGTCGGCGGGTGACGCGCCTGTTCCTGGACGCCTGCCCCCTCCTGCCGTACGAGGTCCGGAGGCTGTCCATTCCGCATGGGGACCTTCAGCTCCCGGCCTACCTCCTGCGCGCCCGTTGGTCGGAGCCGGCCCCGTGTGTGTTGCTGTTGAACAGCCTCAGCTCGGCCAAGGAGAGCGAATTGCTCGTCCTCGCGCGGGCCTTCCTGGCCCAGGGCCTCTCGGTCCTGCTCTTCGACGGTCCTGGTCAAGGGGAACTGGCGGGACTTCACCGCATGGTCATCTCCTTCGAGCGGGTCGTCGAGAGCGTCCTGGCTCATGTGCGTGCGTTCCCGGAGATCGACTCCGATCGGATGGGAATCTGTGGCCTTGGCCATGGAGGCTACCTGGCGGCGAGAAGCGCCGCGCTGCTCCCCGGCCAGCTCAAGGCCTGCGCTTGCCTCTCGGCGGGATACGACCACGACCACCATCTCCGACTGAGCCCGCTGGTGCGTCAGGAGTTGCGGTACGTGTTTGGTCAGCCCCATGACGCCGCCATGAACCGGCTCGCCCGGGAGGAGCTGAACCTGCGATCGATTCCCCGGCTCTCCGCGCCCCTGCTCGCCATCCACGGCAAACAGGACACGGTCGTGCCCTACGACTCCTGCATCCGGCTGCTCGACTGGGCGCGAGGTGACAAGGACCTGCGCTGCTACCCCGAGGAGCGCCATGGCTGCGTGGAGCGCACCGATGATTTCCTCCCGTACCTGGGGCGCTGGATGGCGGGCAGCCTGGGCTCCCCTCGGTGCTGA
- a CDS encoding amidohydrolase family protein yields the protein MIIDIHSHLAHPELAKRAPVPPSLLDVERLIEVKAEAGIDLTLIGSPSGPGTLVPASRGGNYEQPLDKLRAFHDWLGATVAKHRDRLRAYVYCDPFADDTVLAAAEEYLGREEFVGIITNPSGHGEYLDSPRADGFFAFAATRGVPVMVHSGMDPVCCQGISDYGLFDMVGRYCDVTLGLSALVLSGRLEQYPSLRIIGTASAGALSLIGSRLDIAWRSQLWAGAGKKPEGLRDQRTRTPPSELIRRLYADTTADNRDLHLANLKVLGASHLLFGSDWPPVPVVHAHKIREIEALPLSAEEQRAILGDNASRIFELGGPAHRSTVMTHSQPIEEAR from the coding sequence ATGATCATCGACATCCACTCGCACCTCGCCCATCCCGAATTGGCGAAGCGCGCCCCTGTTCCTCCCAGCCTCCTCGACGTGGAGCGACTCATCGAGGTCAAGGCCGAGGCGGGGATCGACCTCACGCTCATCGGGAGCCCGAGCGGTCCGGGCACCCTGGTCCCGGCCTCGCGAGGGGGGAACTACGAGCAGCCCCTGGACAAGCTGCGCGCCTTCCATGACTGGCTCGGCGCGACCGTCGCGAAACACCGCGACCGGCTGCGGGCCTATGTCTACTGCGATCCGTTCGCGGACGACACGGTGCTCGCGGCGGCCGAGGAGTACCTGGGCCGCGAGGAGTTCGTCGGAATCATCACCAACCCCAGCGGGCATGGTGAATACCTCGACTCCCCCAGGGCGGACGGCTTCTTCGCCTTCGCCGCCACGCGGGGCGTTCCGGTGATGGTCCACTCCGGGATGGATCCCGTCTGCTGCCAGGGAATCTCCGACTACGGCTTGTTCGACATGGTGGGCCGCTACTGCGACGTCACCCTGGGCCTGTCGGCACTCGTCCTCTCTGGCCGGCTGGAGCAATACCCCTCGCTGCGAATCATCGGCACGGCGAGCGCTGGAGCCCTGAGCCTGATTGGCTCCCGGTTGGATATCGCCTGGCGTTCCCAGCTCTGGGCCGGGGCGGGCAAGAAGCCAGAAGGGCTCCGCGATCAGCGGACCCGCACGCCCCCCAGCGAACTGATCCGGAGGCTGTACGCCGATACGACCGCGGACAATCGCGATCTCCACCTCGCCAACCTGAAGGTGCTCGGAGCGTCGCATCTGTTGTTCGGCAGCGACTGGCCACCGGTCCCGGTGGTCCACGCACACAAGATCCGCGAGATCGAGGCGCTGCCTCTGAGCGCGGAGGAACAACGGGCCATCCTCGGAGACAACGCCTCGCGCATCTTCGAACTCGGCGGCCCGGCCCATCGGAGCACGGTGATGACCCATTCCCAACCCATCGAGGAGGCTCGGTGA
- a CDS encoding TcmI family type II polyketide cyclase — protein sequence MNSYKKLIVARMNPLSANVVANIFAESDAGELPRLLGVTHRNLFHFKGLYFHLFESEREIEPHLVRMREHPLFLDVNTKLARYISPYDPATWRGPSDAMAYEFYSWHSK from the coding sequence GTGAACTCGTACAAGAAGTTGATCGTGGCGCGGATGAACCCCCTGAGCGCGAACGTCGTGGCGAACATCTTCGCGGAGTCCGACGCGGGAGAGCTCCCACGGCTGCTCGGCGTCACCCATCGAAACCTGTTCCACTTCAAGGGCCTCTATTTCCACCTGTTCGAGTCGGAGCGGGAGATCGAGCCGCACCTCGTCCGCATGCGGGAGCACCCGCTCTTCCTCGACGTGAACACGAAGCTGGCCCGCTACATCTCGCCGTACGACCCCGCCACCTGGCGCGGCCCGAGCGACGCCATGGCGTACGAATTCTACTCCTGGCACTCGAAGTAG
- a CDS encoding cupin domain-containing protein, whose product MGSTSGFMGVAHLEPGEFISEHYHPYSEEFLYVTRGAIIARINGEPIPLSAGEALLVPKNARHRLENAGMEPASLVFQLCPLAPRPELGHVDTEPYPNSVQAAVGGGQ is encoded by the coding sequence GTGGGCTCCACCTCTGGGTTCATGGGCGTGGCGCACCTCGAGCCCGGGGAGTTCATCTCGGAGCACTACCATCCCTACTCGGAGGAATTCCTCTACGTGACGCGGGGGGCGATCATCGCGCGAATCAATGGCGAGCCCATCCCCTTGAGCGCTGGCGAAGCCCTCCTGGTGCCGAAGAACGCCCGCCACCGCTTGGAGAACGCCGGGATGGAGCCCGCGTCGCTCGTGTTCCAGCTCTGCCCGCTGGCCCCCCGGCCGGAGCTGGGTCACGTCGACACCGAGCCCTATCCCAACTCCGTGCAGGCGGCCGTGGGAGGTGGGCAATGA
- a CDS encoding beta-ketoacyl-[acyl-carrier-protein] synthase family protein has protein sequence MNRRRVALTGIGVVAPGGIGVKAFWDRLLSGRSAIRRISLFDPTNFRSRIAAECDFDPKREGLSPQEARRMDRCVQFAAVAAREALADSGLKSTPSEPHRTGVSIGSAVGCTMSLEDEYVVVSDGGRKWQVDPAYATPHLYLSLIPSTLAAEVAWLAGAEGPSAVISNGCTSGLDAVGHAFQLIEEGSADVMITGASDAPISPISVACFDAIKATSPNNDDPEHASRPFDMNRDGFVLGEGSAVFVLEELEHARRRGAHIYCEVVGFACRANAYHMTGLRPDGEEMAEAIRVAMRQARMEPERIGYINAHGSSTRQNDRHETAAFKKSLGAHAYAVPVSSIKSVIGHSLGAIGSLEIAACALTIQRGVIPPTANLRTPDPECDLDYVPQVPREQRVDVVLSVGSGFGGFQTAMLLARPKEVSS, from the coding sequence ATGAATCGCCGCAGGGTCGCCCTCACCGGCATCGGCGTGGTCGCGCCGGGGGGCATCGGGGTCAAGGCCTTCTGGGACCGGCTCCTGTCCGGGCGCTCCGCCATCCGGCGGATCTCCCTGTTCGATCCCACGAACTTCCGTTCGCGGATCGCCGCCGAGTGCGACTTCGATCCGAAGCGCGAGGGGCTGTCCCCCCAGGAGGCGCGCAGGATGGACCGCTGCGTGCAGTTCGCGGCCGTCGCGGCGCGGGAGGCCTTGGCGGACAGCGGACTGAAGTCGACGCCGAGCGAGCCCCATCGCACGGGCGTCAGCATCGGCAGCGCGGTGGGGTGCACGATGTCGCTGGAGGACGAGTACGTCGTCGTCAGTGACGGAGGCCGCAAGTGGCAGGTGGATCCCGCCTACGCCACGCCTCACCTGTACCTCAGCCTGATTCCGAGCACGCTCGCCGCGGAGGTGGCCTGGCTGGCCGGCGCCGAGGGCCCCTCGGCCGTCATCTCCAATGGGTGCACCTCGGGACTGGACGCGGTGGGCCATGCCTTCCAGCTCATCGAGGAGGGCTCCGCGGACGTGATGATCACCGGTGCATCGGACGCGCCCATCTCGCCCATCTCCGTCGCCTGCTTCGACGCCATCAAGGCCACGTCGCCCAACAACGATGATCCCGAGCACGCCAGCCGCCCGTTCGACATGAACCGCGACGGCTTCGTGCTGGGCGAGGGGTCCGCGGTCTTCGTCCTCGAGGAACTCGAGCATGCGCGCCGGCGGGGAGCCCACATCTACTGCGAGGTCGTCGGGTTCGCCTGCCGGGCCAATGCCTACCACATGACCGGCCTGCGCCCCGACGGCGAGGAGATGGCCGAGGCCATCCGCGTGGCGATGCGGCAGGCGAGGATGGAGCCGGAGCGGATTGGCTATATCAACGCGCACGGCTCCAGCACGCGTCAGAACGACAGACACGAGACGGCGGCCTTCAAGAAGAGCCTGGGCGCGCATGCGTACGCGGTACCGGTCAGCTCCATCAAGTCGGTGATCGGCCACTCGCTCGGGGCCATCGGCTCGCTGGAAATCGCGGCGTGCGCCCTGACCATCCAACGGGGAGTGATTCCTCCCACGGCCAACCTGCGCACGCCGGATCCGGAATGCGATCTCGACTACGTGCCCCAGGTTCCGCGCGAGCAGCGGGTGGACGTGGTCCTCAGTGTCGGAAGCGGCTTCGGTGGCTTCCAGACCGCCATGTTGCTCGCGCGCCCCAAGGAGGTGTCGTCTTGA
- a CDS encoding ketosynthase chain-length factor yields the protein MNALDSGRAVITGISAIAPNGLGVRAWWDATLSGRGGLQRPTRFDPGLYPIQLAGEVRDFNPSQLVDGRLIVQTDLWTQFGLAAASMALEDARLDPRKMQAYEMSVISASSSGGNEFGQREIERLWSKGPQFVSVYQSIGWFYAASTGQLSIKYGMKGTCSSVVSEQAGGLDAVGHARRVLRNGARMALAGGTEAPLSPYALTCQLSHGLLSHRAEPSRAYVPFDTEACGYVPGEGGAMFILEDEAAARARGVERLYGEIAGYAATFDPRPGSGREPGLYRAAEQALADAGIAPKDIDVVFADAAGIPALDRIEAEALIRLFGPRGVPVTAPKTMTGRLYAGGAALDVVAALLTITDSVIPPTMGTRELAPGCDLDLVLDKPRKAPVSTALVLARGFGGFNSAVVVRRTG from the coding sequence TTGAACGCACTCGATAGCGGCCGTGCCGTCATCACCGGCATCTCGGCCATCGCCCCGAACGGATTGGGCGTCCGCGCCTGGTGGGATGCCACGCTGAGCGGCCGCGGAGGACTCCAGCGCCCCACCCGCTTCGATCCCGGCCTCTATCCCATCCAGCTCGCGGGCGAGGTCCGCGACTTCAACCCCTCGCAGCTCGTGGATGGGCGGCTCATCGTCCAGACGGACTTGTGGACGCAGTTCGGACTGGCCGCCGCCTCCATGGCGCTGGAGGACGCCCGGCTGGATCCCCGGAAGATGCAGGCCTACGAGATGTCCGTCATCAGCGCCAGCTCCTCGGGCGGCAACGAGTTCGGCCAGCGGGAGATCGAGCGGTTGTGGAGCAAGGGCCCGCAGTTCGTGAGCGTGTACCAGTCCATCGGCTGGTTCTACGCGGCGAGCACCGGACAGCTCTCGATCAAATACGGGATGAAGGGGACCTGCTCCTCGGTGGTGTCGGAACAGGCGGGAGGGTTGGACGCGGTGGGGCATGCCCGCCGGGTGCTGCGCAACGGGGCGCGGATGGCGCTCGCGGGCGGCACGGAGGCGCCCTTGAGTCCCTACGCGCTGACGTGCCAGCTCTCCCATGGCTTGCTCAGCCACCGGGCGGAGCCCTCACGGGCCTACGTCCCCTTCGACACGGAGGCCTGCGGCTACGTCCCCGGCGAAGGAGGAGCCATGTTCATCCTGGAGGACGAAGCGGCGGCCCGCGCGCGGGGCGTCGAACGGCTCTACGGAGAGATCGCCGGATACGCGGCCACCTTCGATCCACGGCCGGGCTCGGGCCGGGAGCCGGGCCTGTACCGCGCCGCCGAGCAGGCACTCGCCGATGCGGGCATCGCCCCGAAAGACATCGACGTCGTGTTCGCGGACGCAGCCGGAATCCCCGCGCTCGACCGCATCGAGGCCGAGGCCCTCATCCGCCTGTTCGGACCGAGGGGCGTGCCGGTCACCGCGCCGAAGACGATGACTGGCCGGCTGTATGCCGGTGGAGCCGCCCTGGATGTCGTCGCGGCGCTGCTCACAATCACCGACTCGGTCATTCCACCCACCATGGGAACCCGAGAGCTCGCGCCTGGCTGTGATCTCGACCTGGTTCTCGACAAGCCGAGGAAGGCGCCAGTGAGCACCGCGCTGGTGCTCGCCCGAGGCTTCGGAGGCTTCAACTCGGCCGTGGTGGTGCGGCGCACCGGGTGA
- a CDS encoding phosphopantetheine-binding protein — translation MRKLTIEHLNQIIHECMGEPNIVTEDGLDNTFPELGCDSLAILQVEARLTQDFGVPIQELMFQKMTPRLALAYVNDNAANNDYIHMGV, via the coding sequence ATGCGAAAACTGACCATCGAACATCTGAATCAGATCATCCACGAGTGCATGGGAGAACCCAACATCGTGACGGAGGACGGGTTGGACAACACCTTCCCCGAGCTCGGCTGCGATTCGCTCGCCATCCTGCAGGTGGAGGCCCGGCTCACCCAGGACTTCGGCGTTCCGATCCAGGAGTTGATGTTCCAGAAGATGACGCCGCGCCTGGCCCTTGCCTACGTCAACGACAACGCGGCCAACAACGACTACATCCACATGGGGGTCTGA
- a CDS encoding SRPBCC family protein: MVGNTDNSIIIHAPMDLVWRMTNDLESWPSLFSEYAAVEILDRDGPTVRFRLTMHPDANGKVWSWVSERTVDPETRTVRARRVEPGPFEYMNIQWSYLQVEDGIEMRWQQQFKMKPSAPVDDEAMTERINENSAIQMSRIKRLVEEASRGEHHAA, encoded by the coding sequence ATGGTGGGCAATACCGACAATTCGATCATCATCCACGCGCCCATGGATCTCGTGTGGCGAATGACCAATGACCTCGAGTCCTGGCCCTCCCTGTTCAGCGAGTACGCGGCCGTGGAGATCCTGGATCGGGACGGCCCGACCGTGCGCTTCCGGTTGACCATGCACCCCGACGCGAACGGGAAGGTGTGGAGCTGGGTGTCCGAGCGCACCGTGGATCCGGAGACCCGCACGGTGCGCGCGCGGCGGGTCGAGCCCGGCCCGTTCGAATACATGAACATCCAGTGGTCCTACCTCCAGGTCGAGGACGGCATCGAGATGCGCTGGCAGCAGCAGTTCAAGATGAAGCCGAGCGCACCGGTCGATGACGAGGCGATGACCGAGCGCATCAACGAGAACTCGGCCATCCAGATGAGCCGCATCAAGCGCCTGGTGGAAGAAGCGTCGCGGGGAGAGCACCATGCAGCTTGA